The sequence ACTGGCGCAACATCATCGGCAATGCCGGGATGACGCTGGGCCCGGTCGTCGGGGTGCTCTTGATCTCGTTCGAATTCCAGATCGTGAGCTATGTATCCGCACTGGTGTTTCTGATCTTAGGTCTGATCTCGTATATTCTGGTGCCGAAGCTCAAGCCGGAAGCGCAAGCCCGGCAGAGCCTCTTGAAAAATGTGCGCACGATCATGCACAACCGCACCTTCCTTTGGCTCCTGTTCTGGATGATGGGCCTGAACATGCTGTTCCAGCAGCTCTATATGACGATTCCTTATATCGCCAAAGCCAACGGGCAGAGCAGCCTCGTCTTCTGGCTGTTCACCCTCGTCTCGCTGCAAGTGATCTTCCTGCAGTTGCCGATTTCGAAGTGGCTGGCCAAGCGCAACTGGTCACAGCTGCAGATCATCGCCTTTGGCGTGCTGATCAACGGGCTGGGCTTCGCCCCGCTGATGTTCGATGTCAGCCTCTGGTCGCTCGTCATCGTCACCACCGGCATCGCGCTCGGACAGTTGATCGTCAACCCGACGTTCCAAGTGTTCACGACGGAGATCGCCGAGAAAGCGCTCGTCGCGTCCTACTTCGGATTCTCCGGCCTGTCGCTGGCGATCGGCGGTTCGTTTGGCAACACGTTTGGCGGCTTCCTGCTCGATCTCGCCGCCAAGACCGGCCTGCCGTGGCTACCCTGGTTTACGCTGACCATGATCGGCGTGGTCTGCGCGCTGGGCATTCGCCAGACGGCAACCCGCCAAACAAAAGTGCCGGTTCACTCAGGAATCAGCGTGTCGAACCAGACACCAGCCAAGTAGACCAACAGCACAGACACGACGGAGAGAACGATGACCCAGACAAACTGGCGCATTTCGGCTCCTCCTTTCGTAGTAGCAAGAGAAAAAGCATGCAGAGCTTCTGCATGCTTTTTTAGCGTTCCCACTTTTTAGTTTGCCACACTCTCCAGAGCCGGACCTGCGATCAGCTTGGACTCGACGCCGTTTTCGCCCCACTCTTTGATCAAGGTGTCGGCCGTCTCTTGCGCCAGCGGATACACTTGGATCACAGTCAGCATATCGATCATCGCCTTTTGCTCGTTTTTGCGAGCGCGGGACAGCACATCGGCAATCAGATCCATCTCATCCGGCAACAGGCCGTTTTCAGCGGCGCGGATGTTGATCACCGTTTCGCCGAATGCGACTTGGTACACGTTGTCCTGCTCCGACGGCATCGGAAACTCGCGGCCTTTGAAGCGGTTGGACAACGTCATCTTTTGAACCGGATTGAGCTTGGTGCGCTTGAGCGCAGATTTGAAATCGAACATTTCCACAGTCATGAATATAGCCTCCAACAAAGCGTAGTAGAACCAGTATACCGAATATCTTGCAATTTTTTAAGAGACTGTTGGCTCAAAAGGGAGCCAGATCGAAACGATTGTGCCATGGTCGACGGCGCTTTCCACTTCCATGTCGCCGCCGTGCGCTTCGATGATCGATTTGGCGTTAGACAGCCCGAGCCCGGTGCCGCGGCTTTTCGTCGTGTAAAACGGCTCAAAGACGTCGGCGAGGCGATCTTCCGGAATCCCCTGCCCGGTGTCGGAGATGACGATCTGCACGAACTCCGGCTCCGCTTCGTCGCGGCGCACCCGCACGTCGATCGTGCCGCCGCTTGGCGTGGCGTCGATCGCGTT comes from Tumebacillus sp. BK434 and encodes:
- a CDS encoding MFS transporter, yielding MKLSESLPRWSTPIWALQLTIFFSNLGFFMIVPLLGTHFTDNLGLTATVAGTMLGARILAQQSSMLFGGYLADRFGYREMMLLGSLLRALGFALFGLLTSVPGILLASLFAGAGGALIFPANQAAFVALSAPEKRKELFDWRNIIGNAGMTLGPVVGVLLISFEFQIVSYVSALVFLILGLISYILVPKLKPEAQARQSLLKNVRTIMHNRTFLWLLFWMMGLNMLFQQLYMTIPYIAKANGQSSLVFWLFTLVSLQVIFLQLPISKWLAKRNWSQLQIIAFGVLINGLGFAPLMFDVSLWSLVIVTTGIALGQLIVNPTFQVFTTEIAEKALVASYFGFSGLSLAIGGSFGNTFGGFLLDLAAKTGLPWLPWFTLTMIGVVCALGIRQTATRQTKVPVHSGISVSNQTPAK